The Antarcticibacterium sp. 1MA-6-2 genome has a window encoding:
- a CDS encoding amidohydrolase family protein produces MPNNKEIVVWSEGKIKRIDTESTQVADVPFQVNNTFKIAEAHSSNSKVYTENFNPKVIRHAVTSPDGKTLVFNAVGYLWKKNLPDGNPQRITKSEEFEFEPSFSPDGNRLVYVTWKDDAMGAVRTVDLNGRNSKKLTSEKGIYRNPEFSRDGSMIVFNKESGNNDMGNTFSKNPGIYLMKASGENIRKILDEGEFPMFTKDSKRIFYQTGGYLMGNLTKRLKSVDLQGKDERTHLESKYGGRLVPSPDNNWIAFSNLHKAYIAPLVMTGKLVTLGPDVKTVPVTQIAKDAGINLHWSGNSQNVHWTLGDEYFTNKVSERFTFLENSVDSIPPITESGTKIGLELKTDVPSGRIAFTNARIITMNEKEEVIENGSILVEENKIVSIGPASEVNIPKNAKIYDLKGKTIMPGMVDAHAHIGAFRYGLTPKKHWPFYVNLAYGVTTSHDPSALSETVFGMAELIKSGEMVGPRLYSTGIILYGAEGDFKAEINSLEDARSALRRTKAFGATSVKSYNQPRREQRQQVMQAAKELDMNVVPEGGSTFFHNMNMIVDGHTGIEHNIPIAPVYKDIFTLWGNSNSGYTPTLIVNYGGINGEYYFYDKTRVWENEKLLTFTPRSVIDARSRHRTTLPEEEYEEGPILVSKTAKALSDVGVKVNMGAHGQLQGLGAHWELWLIQMGGMSNMEALKTATINPADYIGLSEEIGSLEEGKLADLLVLDKNPLEDIRNTNTIIYTMVNGRLYDANTMNELGNEPKERGNFFWENRRNMEIFPWHE; encoded by the coding sequence ATGCCTAACAACAAGGAGATCGTAGTGTGGAGCGAAGGAAAGATCAAAAGGATAGATACTGAAAGCACTCAGGTTGCCGATGTTCCTTTCCAGGTGAACAACACTTTCAAAATTGCTGAAGCCCACTCTTCAAATAGTAAGGTATATACCGAAAATTTTAATCCGAAGGTCATTCGGCATGCGGTCACTTCTCCTGACGGAAAGACTTTGGTGTTTAACGCTGTAGGTTATTTATGGAAGAAAAACCTTCCTGATGGAAATCCCCAACGTATCACCAAATCGGAAGAATTTGAATTTGAACCTTCTTTTTCTCCTGATGGAAATCGGCTTGTTTACGTCACCTGGAAAGATGATGCAATGGGCGCAGTGAGAACCGTAGACCTTAACGGCAGAAACAGCAAAAAACTAACTTCTGAAAAAGGGATCTACCGCAATCCCGAATTTTCCCGTGACGGCAGCATGATCGTCTTCAACAAAGAAAGCGGAAACAACGACATGGGCAATACTTTCTCCAAAAATCCGGGGATTTACCTGATGAAGGCTTCCGGAGAAAACATCAGGAAGATCCTTGATGAAGGGGAGTTCCCTATGTTCACTAAAGACAGCAAAAGGATCTTCTACCAAACCGGGGGTTACTTAATGGGAAATCTTACCAAGCGGTTAAAAAGTGTTGATCTTCAGGGAAAGGACGAACGCACCCACCTGGAATCGAAGTACGGCGGAAGGTTAGTACCAAGTCCTGATAATAATTGGATCGCCTTCAGCAACCTTCACAAAGCCTATATCGCACCACTTGTTATGACAGGAAAGCTGGTAACCCTGGGACCGGATGTTAAGACGGTGCCTGTGACACAGATCGCAAAGGATGCGGGGATCAATCTGCACTGGTCCGGAAACAGCCAGAATGTACACTGGACACTGGGAGATGAGTATTTCACCAACAAAGTTTCTGAACGTTTTACCTTTTTAGAAAATTCCGTGGATTCCATTCCGCCAATTACAGAGAGTGGGACAAAGATAGGGCTGGAGCTGAAAACAGATGTGCCTTCGGGTCGCATCGCTTTTACCAATGCTCGTATCATTACCATGAACGAGAAGGAGGAAGTGATCGAAAACGGAAGCATTCTCGTGGAGGAAAATAAAATTGTGTCCATTGGTCCTGCTTCCGAAGTAAACATTCCAAAGAATGCAAAAATCTATGACCTAAAAGGAAAAACTATTATGCCGGGAATGGTAGATGCACACGCGCATATTGGAGCATTCCGTTACGGACTAACCCCCAAAAAACACTGGCCGTTCTATGTTAATCTGGCTTACGGTGTAACCACGTCACACGATCCATCAGCATTAAGTGAAACGGTTTTTGGAATGGCAGAACTTATAAAGAGCGGTGAAATGGTGGGGCCACGTCTTTACTCTACCGGAATCATTCTCTATGGTGCTGAAGGAGATTTTAAGGCAGAGATTAATAGCCTGGAAGATGCTAGATCGGCTTTAAGAAGGACCAAAGCTTTTGGTGCGACTTCAGTAAAAAGTTATAATCAGCCCCGCCGTGAACAGCGCCAGCAGGTGATGCAGGCAGCGAAGGAACTGGATATGAACGTGGTGCCGGAAGGTGGAAGTACCTTTTTCCACAATATGAACATGATCGTAGACGGGCACACAGGGATAGAACACAACATTCCCATCGCCCCGGTTTACAAGGATATTTTTACTTTATGGGGCAACAGCAATTCCGGCTACACTCCTACCCTTATTGTGAATTACGGCGGAATTAATGGGGAATACTATTTCTATGACAAGACCAGGGTATGGGAAAATGAAAAACTCCTAACCTTCACTCCCCGAAGCGTAATTGATGCACGCTCCAGACATCGCACTACTTTACCGGAAGAAGAATATGAAGAAGGACCAATCCTGGTTTCCAAAACTGCAAAAGCCCTTTCAGATGTTGGCGTTAAAGTAAACATGGGCGCCCATGGGCAACTGCAGGGATTAGGTGCACACTGGGAACTATGGCTAATACAAATGGGCGGGATGAGCAATATGGAAGCATTGAAAACCGCGACTATAAATCCGGCAGATTACATAGGACTGAGTGAAGAGATTGGTTCCCTGGAAGAAGGAAAACTGGCTGACCTGCTGGTATTGGATAAAAATCCGTTGGAAGACATAAGAAATACCAACACGATCATCTACACAATGGTAAATGGAAGGTTGTACGACGCTAACACGATGAACGAATTAGGAAATGAGCCGAAGGAAAGAGGAAATTTCTTTTGGGAGAACAGGAGGAATATGGAGATTTTCCCCTGGCACGAGTAG
- a CDS encoding DUF202 domain-containing protein, which translates to MPGQVVVFSPKGEVNNSRSTGNNKLKTANAMRKVKFGKLFTTRAIDEALIREHLALERTKLANERTLLSYTQASLYFLLGGLTLLQLKEYEDLHYIGYLALVFSGLFVTIGVWRFFVLKRKMKDLLKGGVEGPSETSDSNSTT; encoded by the coding sequence GTGCCTGGACAAGTTGTGGTCTTTTCGCCTAAGGGAGAAGTTAACAATTCCAGGTCTACGGGAAACAATAAACTGAAAACAGCAAACGCGATGAGAAAAGTCAAATTCGGGAAACTATTTACGACCAGGGCGATAGACGAAGCGCTTATCCGGGAGCACCTGGCACTGGAAAGGACGAAACTGGCGAATGAAAGGACATTGCTTTCTTATACTCAGGCTTCACTTTATTTTCTATTGGGCGGACTTACCCTACTGCAGCTGAAGGAATATGAAGACCTTCACTACATAGGCTACCTGGCCCTCGTATTTTCCGGCCTCTTTGTAACAATTGGTGTATGGCGGTTTTTTGTTCTGAAAAGAAAAATGAAAGATCTGCTGAAGGGAGGAGTTGAAGGACCTTCTGAAACTTCCGACAGCAATTCGACTACTTAA
- a CDS encoding DUF6122 family protein — protein sequence MLQTLVHYFLHFIFIGVIAYWYDKKHWARNWLILLATMFMDADHLLADPIFDPQRCGIGYHPLHSFYAIGIYVLGVIFVKHRIIRLIFIGLLFHILTDFIDCLWMFSKCQECYLSSKIYEGLN from the coding sequence ATGCTCCAAACCCTCGTTCACTATTTCCTCCACTTTATTTTCATAGGTGTTATAGCATACTGGTACGACAAAAAACACTGGGCGCGAAATTGGCTTATCCTCCTTGCGACCATGTTCATGGACGCAGACCACCTCTTAGCCGATCCCATTTTTGATCCCCAACGTTGCGGGATAGGATACCATCCCTTACACTCTTTTTATGCAATCGGAATTTATGTGCTGGGAGTGATTTTTGTAAAGCACAGGATCATCCGCCTTATCTTCATTGGATTACTCTTCCATATCTTAACCGATTTTATTGACTGTCTCTGGATGTTCTCGAAATGTCAAGAGTGCTACCTGAGTTCTAAAATTTATGAGGGGTTGAATTAA
- a CDS encoding deoxynucleoside kinase, whose product MHVAIAGNIGAGKTTLTKLLAKHYRWEPQYEDVLENPYLEDFYNKMERWSFNLQIYFLNSRFRQILQIRESGKNIIQDRTIYEDAHIFAPNLHAMGLMPNRDFENYRSLFDLMESVVQGPDLLIYLRSSIPNLVSQIYKRGREYENSISIDYLSRLNERYEAWVTGYDKGNLLIIDVDDINFVDNPEHLGDIITKIDAELHGLF is encoded by the coding sequence ATGCACGTAGCCATTGCGGGAAATATTGGTGCAGGTAAAACCACCCTCACAAAATTACTAGCCAAACATTACAGATGGGAGCCTCAGTATGAAGATGTTCTGGAGAATCCATACCTCGAGGATTTCTATAATAAAATGGAACGCTGGTCCTTTAATCTGCAGATCTATTTCCTCAACAGCAGATTCCGCCAGATCTTACAAATTCGTGAAAGCGGAAAAAATATTATCCAGGACAGGACGATCTATGAAGATGCTCACATATTCGCTCCTAACCTGCACGCAATGGGATTAATGCCAAACAGGGATTTTGAAAATTACAGATCGCTGTTTGATTTGATGGAGAGCGTCGTACAAGGCCCCGATCTACTTATTTACTTACGAAGCAGTATTCCAAACCTCGTTTCCCAGATCTACAAACGAGGGAGGGAATATGAAAACTCAATTTCAATCGACTACCTAAGCAGGCTTAATGAACGCTATGAGGCGTGGGTAACAGGTTACGACAAGGGTAATCTCTTAATTATTGATGTAGATGACATTAATTTCGTTGACAATCCCGAACATCTCGGTGACATTATAACCAAAATAGACGCGGAACTGCACGGGTTGTTTTAG
- a CDS encoding App1 family protein, which produces MLKRIKRIIGKQKVDNVLVTPYRSYGTKNHLYVLGRALDDVPLKIVEDQSLIMTFRNTFRQFNTYEIKDAAIDLHLPEKLKLSTKTDGEGYFLFDETINTNLSEKADEEGWVKVDLHFRGESVRNTGEREDNFQGELLIPEDNAEFGIISDIDDTILKTDVTSFLKLRLLKNSLLTNAYERIPLKGAPELYQKLHCGKHGENKNPIFYLSNSPWNLYQYLKLFLDYNKFPKGPILLRNFRGPFDRSLKPEKPHKQKEIINILKTYPDLNFILIGDSGEHDASIYTDIAVQYPDRILAIYLRSVNHRRQMERVQSIVDEFRTTPVLMMDNSKEAEEHARENGFIR; this is translated from the coding sequence ATGCTGAAAAGGATTAAAAGGATCATAGGGAAACAAAAAGTAGACAATGTTCTTGTCACACCCTACCGCAGTTATGGTACGAAAAATCACCTGTACGTCCTGGGACGGGCGCTGGATGATGTGCCTTTAAAGATTGTGGAAGATCAGTCGCTTATAATGACCTTCAGAAATACTTTTCGGCAATTCAACACCTATGAAATTAAAGATGCGGCTATAGATCTTCACCTTCCGGAAAAGCTGAAACTATCTACAAAAACAGACGGGGAAGGATATTTTCTTTTTGATGAAACCATCAACACCAATCTTTCTGAAAAAGCCGATGAGGAAGGCTGGGTGAAGGTAGATCTTCATTTTCGGGGGGAGAGTGTTAGAAATACCGGAGAGAGGGAGGATAATTTCCAGGGAGAGCTTTTAATTCCTGAAGACAATGCAGAATTCGGGATCATCAGTGATATAGATGACACTATATTGAAAACTGACGTTACTTCCTTTTTAAAGCTGAGGTTGCTGAAGAATTCTTTGCTTACTAATGCCTACGAAAGAATTCCTCTAAAAGGTGCTCCCGAACTCTATCAGAAATTGCACTGCGGAAAACATGGGGAGAATAAGAATCCAATCTTTTATTTAAGTAATAGTCCCTGGAACCTGTATCAGTATCTGAAACTTTTCCTGGATTATAATAAATTTCCGAAGGGACCAATTTTACTCCGCAATTTCCGTGGACCTTTTGACCGATCTCTAAAACCGGAAAAACCTCACAAACAAAAAGAGATCATCAACATACTTAAAACTTACCCTGATCTTAATTTTATCCTTATAGGGGACAGCGGCGAACACGACGCCAGTATTTATACTGATATTGCTGTTCAATATCCTGACAGGATCCTGGCGATCTATTTAAGAAGCGTAAACCACAGGAGGCAAATGGAGAGAGTACAAAGTATAGTGGACGAATTCCGAACCACTCCTGTTTTGATGATGGATAACAGTAAAGAAGCCGAGGAACACGCGAGGGAGAATGGATTTATAAGGTAG
- the ligD gene encoding non-homologous end-joining DNA ligase, with translation MIEKESVEEKSASSASDSSSGSTKAGHLEIGGIEVPFTNLDKVYWPESGYTKYDLIDYYLNISEYILPYLKDRPQNLHRHPNGIDQTGFYQKDNEGILPNWIETVRIHSKSSEKEIEYMLCQKEATLLYMANLGCIEINPWSSRVEKLEYPDFTVIDIDPSDKNTFEQVIEVAQAAKEVLDMAGIVGYCKTTGSSGIHVYIPLGAKYTYDEGRDFTKLLCYFINEMLPEFTTMERNVKKRGPKIYLDFLQNRRGQTLAAPYCARPKPGATVSAPLQWKEVKSGLKLQDFTIKTMNKRLETYGDLFTGCSGRGNRYGSRANEVK, from the coding sequence GTGATCGAGAAAGAATCTGTAGAAGAGAAATCTGCTTCCTCTGCTTCAGATTCCTCTTCGGGGTCAACTAAAGCGGGACATTTAGAGATTGGTGGAATTGAAGTTCCGTTTACCAATCTGGACAAGGTATACTGGCCGGAGTCGGGGTACACCAAATATGATCTGATTGATTACTACTTAAATATTTCAGAATATATTCTTCCGTATTTAAAGGACCGTCCGCAGAACCTGCATCGGCATCCCAACGGAATAGATCAGACGGGATTTTATCAGAAGGATAATGAAGGAATCTTGCCAAACTGGATCGAGACGGTGAGAATTCATTCAAAATCTTCAGAAAAAGAAATTGAGTATATGCTGTGTCAAAAAGAGGCAACGCTGTTGTATATGGCCAATCTTGGATGTATTGAGATCAATCCCTGGAGTTCCCGGGTGGAGAAGCTCGAATATCCCGATTTTACAGTTATAGATATAGATCCTTCAGATAAAAATACTTTTGAGCAGGTGATAGAAGTCGCACAAGCTGCCAAAGAGGTGCTGGATATGGCGGGAATTGTGGGATATTGTAAGACTACTGGTTCCAGCGGAATTCACGTTTACATTCCTTTGGGCGCGAAGTATACCTATGACGAAGGCCGGGATTTTACGAAACTGCTTTGTTATTTCATCAACGAGATGCTCCCTGAATTTACAACTATGGAACGGAACGTAAAGAAAAGGGGACCGAAAATTTACCTGGATTTTTTACAAAACCGTCGGGGCCAGACCCTTGCCGCACCCTATTGTGCAAGGCCAAAACCCGGTGCTACTGTATCGGCACCCTTGCAATGGAAGGAAGTGAAGAGCGGGCTGAAGCTGCAGGATTTTACAATAAAAACGATGAACAAACGCCTGGAAACTTACGGAGATCTCTTTACTGGGTGCTCTGGGCGAGGGAATAGATATGGAAGCCGCGCTAATGAAGTTAAATGA
- the ligD gene encoding non-homologous end-joining DNA ligase, with translation MSLEEYFKKRDFSTTPEPKGTIPSGEGQLRFVIQRHQATRLHYDLRLEMQGTLKSWAVPKGPSMNPLDKRLAIQTEDHPIQYLTFEGTIPKGNYGAGIMEIWDQGTFEGTGGISQKEMLDQLINGDLKLTFFGKRIKGTFALVKTARGEKGNQWLLIKKTDDFSTDLKYDAEDFAPSKKIDPPEKPKERFVKTLQPTEAIKPMMATATKEVFNDPDWIYELKWDGYRMIANVKDGKVELHSRNAISYNTKFARLVRDLEQIPHNVILDGEVVVVDKKGIPDFQKLQNYDHTTLGELRFYVFDMLYLNGMNMMDLPLIQRKSLIEEVIEDTYHTFYCEHMEGMGSAFFQRAVDAGLEGVIAKKADSVYTPGYRSEKWLKIKAVQSTEAIICGYTDSESNSFKSLILGMYKDEKLTYIGNCGSGFSAAKQKELIKKFRKLEVDDNPFGETINLKGRKPNWMRPELICEVEYTEITNSGHLRHPVFKGLREDKTVQEITKRKSDRERICRREICFLCFRFLFGVN, from the coding sequence ATGAGCTTAGAGGAATATTTTAAAAAAAGAGATTTTAGTACCACCCCCGAACCCAAAGGAACCATTCCGAGTGGAGAAGGGCAGCTGCGCTTTGTGATTCAGCGACACCAGGCGACCCGGCTACATTACGACCTGCGGCTGGAGATGCAGGGGACATTAAAAAGCTGGGCAGTTCCCAAAGGACCCTCAATGAATCCTTTGGACAAACGCCTGGCTATCCAAACCGAAGATCACCCTATTCAATACCTCACATTTGAAGGAACTATTCCCAAAGGAAATTACGGTGCCGGGATAATGGAGATCTGGGATCAGGGGACTTTTGAAGGGACAGGGGGTATAAGTCAGAAGGAAATGCTGGATCAACTTATCAACGGAGATCTAAAACTTACCTTCTTCGGAAAAAGGATCAAAGGCACTTTTGCCCTTGTAAAAACTGCACGTGGCGAGAAGGGAAATCAATGGCTGCTGATAAAGAAAACAGATGATTTTTCTACAGATCTTAAGTACGATGCTGAAGATTTTGCTCCTTCCAAAAAGATAGATCCTCCCGAAAAACCCAAAGAGCGATTTGTAAAAACCCTGCAGCCAACAGAGGCTATAAAACCTATGATGGCAACGGCCACAAAAGAGGTCTTTAATGATCCCGACTGGATCTATGAGCTCAAGTGGGATGGGTACCGAATGATTGCCAATGTTAAGGATGGTAAAGTGGAGTTGCATTCCCGAAACGCAATTTCTTATAATACAAAATTCGCTAGACTCGTAAGAGACCTGGAACAGATTCCACACAATGTGATCCTGGATGGAGAAGTGGTGGTGGTGGATAAAAAAGGAATTCCTGATTTTCAGAAATTACAGAATTATGACCATACTACCCTTGGAGAGTTGAGATTCTATGTTTTTGATATGCTGTACCTTAATGGGATGAACATGATGGACCTTCCCCTAATTCAGAGGAAATCCCTAATAGAAGAAGTTATTGAAGATACTTACCATACTTTCTACTGTGAACATATGGAAGGAATGGGGAGTGCTTTTTTTCAGCGTGCCGTAGATGCGGGTTTGGAAGGTGTTATTGCCAAGAAAGCAGATTCGGTTTATACTCCAGGTTATCGCAGTGAAAAATGGCTAAAGATCAAAGCTGTACAAAGTACCGAAGCAATCATCTGTGGTTATACAGATTCTGAAAGCAACAGTTTTAAATCGCTCATTCTGGGGATGTACAAGGACGAAAAACTGACCTACATCGGGAATTGCGGCAGCGGATTTTCAGCAGCAAAACAGAAAGAGCTTATCAAGAAATTCAGAAAACTGGAGGTTGATGACAATCCTTTCGGGGAAACTATAAATCTTAAAGGCAGGAAACCCAACTGGATGAGGCCGGAGCTCATTTGTGAAGTAGAATATACAGAGATTACCAACAGCGGGCATTTGCGGCATCCGGTTTTTAAAGGACTCCGGGAAGACAAAACCGTGCAGGAGATCACTAAGCGAAAAAGTGATCGAGAAAGAATCTGTAGAAGAGAAATCTGCTTCCTCTGCTTCAGATTCCTCTTCGGGGTCAACTAA
- a CDS encoding Rho termination factor N-terminal domain-containing protein, protein MPNKDTPQIKNEDQYEALRDKGMSKTKAARIANTENSGKKGGKAEKYEDRTKDELYKKAKEVGIEGRSKMSKEELIKALRNS, encoded by the coding sequence ATGCCAAATAAAGACACACCACAAATTAAGAATGAAGATCAATACGAAGCACTTCGGGATAAAGGAATGAGCAAGACAAAAGCTGCGCGAATTGCCAATACCGAAAACTCCGGTAAAAAAGGTGGAAAAGCGGAAAAATACGAGGACAGAACCAAAGATGAGCTATATAAAAAAGCCAAAGAAGTCGGGATCGAAGGCAGAAGCAAAATGAGCAAGGAAGAGCTGATCAAAGCGCTAAGGAATTCCTAA
- a CDS encoding SDR family NAD(P)-dependent oxidoreductase, protein MKRLEGKTAIVTGGGTGIGEAICKKFALEGANVLVVGMPQDPVEKVVSEISSNNGQAISFKGDISEIETAKKAIKAATDKWGKIDILINNAGVYPEVNTVDEYSVEAFENMLKNNVRTTFLMTKLAIPELKKTKGCIVSAGSESAIVGIPEVAAYGGTKGFVHSFMKGVAAEQAENGIRVNVVAPGPIDTSWTHKETSGLDKESEKTMVNATLMGRRGKTEEVANVYLFLASDEATYVTGSVYQVDGGITIAKGPMGKKVEDGLHQPKETLNLKHEHDGTTKIK, encoded by the coding sequence ATGAAAAGATTAGAAGGAAAAACAGCAATCGTAACAGGAGGAGGAACAGGAATAGGAGAAGCAATTTGCAAAAAATTTGCCCTGGAAGGCGCAAACGTGCTGGTGGTAGGAATGCCTCAAGACCCTGTTGAAAAAGTAGTGAGTGAGATAAGTAGCAATAATGGGCAGGCGATCTCTTTTAAAGGAGATATTTCAGAAATCGAAACCGCGAAAAAAGCTATTAAAGCCGCTACAGATAAGTGGGGGAAAATTGATATTCTTATCAACAATGCGGGGGTATATCCCGAAGTGAATACCGTGGATGAATATTCCGTAGAGGCATTTGAAAATATGCTGAAGAACAACGTGCGTACCACCTTTCTTATGACAAAACTGGCCATCCCGGAACTTAAGAAAACAAAAGGCTGCATAGTTTCCGCAGGATCAGAATCTGCAATTGTCGGAATTCCGGAAGTTGCTGCTTACGGAGGTACCAAAGGATTTGTGCATTCCTTTATGAAAGGAGTAGCTGCCGAGCAGGCCGAAAACGGGATAAGGGTAAATGTCGTAGCACCGGGACCAATTGATACCTCCTGGACTCATAAAGAAACCAGCGGGCTTGATAAGGAATCAGAAAAAACTATGGTGAACGCCACCTTAATGGGCAGGAGAGGTAAGACCGAAGAAGTGGCAAATGTTTATCTTTTTCTTGCATCTGATGAGGCGACTTACGTAACAGGATCAGTCTATCAGGTAGATGGTGGTATTACAATAGCCAAAGGACCTATGGGTAAAAAAGTGGAAGACGGTCTTCACCAGCCAAAAGAAACCCTAAACCTGAAACACGAGCACGACGGAACGACAAAGATTAAATAA